A single region of the Pseudomonadota bacterium genome encodes:
- a CDS encoding magnesium transporter CorA family protein, whose translation MLKFYAVDDETLRVTDSSGGSIVSENPIWFDLHNPTPDERDTVAAAVDAPVPTRDEMEEIEVSSRLRDEDGVLYLTATVISGADTSDVSSSAITFMLVNHRLVTIRYEDPKPFVVVADRLARLHAASLTGESILMTLLDAVIDRLADVLERQGTNIETISQDIFHYDSEGKPESHDFDDLIRRIGQAGDMTARVRESLVSIARLLLYVINNPQIRGKHVGRERFKTLHRDVTSLADHATFLANKTNFLLDATLGMINIEQTGIIKIFSVAAVVLLPPTVIASIYGMNFEVMPELDWDFGYPFALLLMVVSAVLPYLWFKRKGWL comes from the coding sequence ATGTTGAAGTTCTATGCCGTCGACGATGAAACGCTCCGGGTGACCGACTCTTCCGGCGGCTCCATCGTGTCGGAAAACCCGATCTGGTTCGATCTGCACAATCCGACGCCCGACGAACGCGACACGGTTGCCGCCGCCGTCGATGCGCCGGTTCCCACGCGTGACGAGATGGAGGAAATCGAGGTCTCAAGCCGCCTGCGCGACGAAGACGGCGTTCTCTACCTCACCGCCACGGTCATCAGCGGTGCCGACACAAGCGATGTCAGCAGCAGCGCCATCACGTTCATGCTGGTCAATCACCGTCTCGTCACCATCCGTTATGAGGATCCCAAACCGTTTGTCGTCGTGGCCGATCGTCTCGCGCGGCTGCACGCGGCGAGCTTGACCGGCGAGTCGATCCTGATGACCCTGCTGGACGCGGTTATCGATCGCCTGGCCGATGTTCTGGAACGCCAGGGCACCAACATCGAGACCATTTCACAGGACATCTTTCACTACGACAGCGAAGGCAAGCCGGAAAGCCATGACTTCGACGATCTGATCCGGCGCATCGGACAGGCCGGCGATATGACGGCGCGGGTTCGCGAGAGCTTGGTGAGTATTGCCCGCCTGTTGCTGTATGTGATCAACAATCCGCAGATACGCGGCAAGCATGTCGGGCGCGAGCGGTTCAAGACCCTGCACCGCGACGTCACCTCGCTCGCCGATCACGCCACGTTTCTGGCCAACAAGACGAATTTCCTGCTCGATGCGACGCTGGGCATGATCAACATCGAGCAGACCGGCATCATCAAGATCTTCTCGGTCGCCGCGGTCGTCCTGCTGCCGCCAACGGTGATCGCGTCGATCTACGGCATGAACTTCGAGGTCATGCCCGAGCTCGACTGGGACTTTGGTTATCCCTTCGCGCTTCTGCTGATGGTGGTCTCGGCCGTGCTTCCCTACCTGTGGTTCAAGCGCAAGGGCTGGCTGTGA
- a CDS encoding amidase, translated as MVSRPRRSKINVDDVAAAEKLAGVRYRPSERDQLARTFDVQLNRTLAQRQVDLGNALNPACTFDPLLPGTPVPERARFRRSTLRAGKLPSDETDIAYAPVTMLGQWLARGHISSVDLTGLYLDRLKRFDRRLQAVVTLMEESALAQARHADRELAKGKRRGPLHGIPWGAKDLLDTRGVATTWGAPPYVDRRPTEDAAVVRLLHEAGAVLVAKLSLGALAYGDVWHGGRTRNPWNLDEGSSGSSAGSGATVAAGCVGFAIGSETLGSIISPADRCGTVGLRPTFGRVPRTGAMALCWSLDKLGPLTRGVEDTALILKALNGHDADDPGSADIPLNFDGQASVDGAVIGYDPDWLEPPIGTDADRAALRALKRAGCKVKKIKLPALPYDSLETILFAESAAAFEDLTLSGGDRQLPEQTDISWPNEFRKARFISAVDFLQADRLRRLTMEAMADVYDEVDALLSPPEGTPLLTITNCTGHPAIAVPSGFAPRVNDSYAPSANPSKAARDLPHCSVLWGKLYDDGRLIELAMAMERQLDLGVPRPPKFS; from the coding sequence ATGGTATCAAGGCCTAGGCGATCAAAGATCAACGTCGACGACGTCGCGGCGGCCGAAAAGCTCGCCGGTGTCCGTTACCGGCCAAGCGAACGCGACCAGCTCGCCCGCACCTTCGATGTGCAACTCAACCGCACCCTGGCGCAACGTCAGGTCGACCTGGGCAACGCGCTCAACCCGGCCTGCACGTTCGACCCACTATTGCCCGGAACACCGGTTCCCGAACGCGCGCGCTTTCGCCGCTCGACTCTTCGCGCCGGCAAGCTACCGTCTGATGAGACCGATATCGCATACGCCCCGGTCACCATGCTTGGTCAATGGCTGGCCCGCGGTCATATCAGCAGCGTCGACCTGACCGGGCTGTACCTGGACCGGCTCAAGCGTTTCGACCGGCGGCTGCAGGCTGTCGTCACGCTCATGGAAGAAAGTGCGCTCGCCCAGGCGCGCCATGCCGACCGCGAGCTCGCCAAGGGTAAGCGGCGCGGTCCCCTGCACGGTATTCCCTGGGGCGCGAAGGATCTTCTGGATACGCGCGGCGTCGCGACGACCTGGGGGGCGCCACCCTATGTCGACCGCCGCCCAACCGAGGACGCGGCCGTGGTGCGCCTGCTGCACGAGGCGGGCGCGGTCTTGGTCGCCAAGCTCTCTCTGGGCGCGCTGGCCTATGGCGATGTCTGGCATGGCGGGCGAACCCGCAACCCTTGGAACCTGGACGAAGGCTCGTCCGGCTCCAGCGCCGGCTCGGGCGCTACGGTCGCCGCCGGTTGTGTCGGTTTTGCCATCGGCTCGGAGACCTTGGGCTCGATCATCAGTCCGGCGGACCGTTGCGGCACCGTCGGCTTGCGCCCGACCTTCGGACGTGTGCCGCGCACAGGCGCCATGGCGCTGTGCTGGTCGCTCGACAAGCTGGGGCCCCTGACCCGCGGCGTCGAGGATACCGCACTGATCCTAAAGGCCCTTAACGGTCACGACGCCGACGATCCCGGGTCGGCCGACATCCCGTTGAACTTCGACGGTCAGGCTTCGGTCGACGGCGCGGTGATCGGCTACGACCCCGATTGGCTTGAACCGCCGATCGGAACCGACGCCGACCGGGCCGCCCTTCGGGCGCTGAAACGCGCGGGGTGCAAGGTCAAAAAGATCAAGCTGCCGGCGCTGCCTTACGATTCCCTCGAGACCATCCTGTTCGCCGAATCAGCGGCCGCGTTCGAGGACCTGACGCTGTCGGGCGGGGATCGCCAATTGCCGGAGCAGACGGATATCTCGTGGCCCAACGAGTTTCGCAAGGCGCGCTTCATCTCCGCCGTCGATTTCCTCCAGGCCGACCGCCTGCGCCGGCTGACCATGGAGGCGATGGCCGATGTCTATGACGAGGTCGACGCGCTGCTGTCGCCACCGGAAGGCACGCCGCTCTTGACCATCACCAACTGCACGGGCCATCCGGCGATCGCCGTGCCGTCCGGTTTCGCGCCCAGGGTCAATGACAGCTACGCACCTTCCGCCAACCCGTCGAAAGCGGCCCGCGACCTGCCACACTGCTCGGTGTTGTGGGGCAAGCTCTACGATGACGGACGTTTGATCGAGCTCGCCATGGCGATGGAACGGCAATTGGATCTGGGCGTCCCGCGCCCGCCGAAGTTCTCTTGA
- a CDS encoding gamma-glutamylcyclotransferase, with protein sequence MSRTRINPDHYWTPEIAKIIEQACDAGLLTLMSDADRDATRMRLLKSVKPDQTVWVFGYGSLMWNPDFPVAETRAALVRGWHRRFCLWTVLGRGTPDRPGLMLGLEPGGSCRGMALAIAPENVEQATDRVWRREMLSNAYIPRWVEAETHEGTVQTIAFTINPKMERYAGRLDDEDVARHIALAEGPAGPCIDYLIKTVASLDKIGHRRGPMHDLLNRAWELRG encoded by the coding sequence ATGTCCCGCACACGCATCAATCCAGATCACTATTGGACGCCTGAGATCGCAAAGATCATCGAACAGGCGTGCGATGCCGGTCTTCTGACCCTGATGAGCGACGCCGATCGCGACGCGACCCGGATGCGTCTTCTGAAGTCGGTCAAACCGGACCAAACGGTCTGGGTGTTCGGCTACGGCTCCTTGATGTGGAACCCGGATTTTCCAGTCGCCGAGACCCGCGCGGCATTGGTCCGCGGCTGGCACCGGCGTTTCTGCCTGTGGACCGTGCTGGGTCGCGGCACGCCGGACCGGCCCGGCCTGATGCTGGGCCTGGAGCCCGGCGGCTCATGCCGCGGCATGGCGTTGGCCATCGCGCCGGAGAACGTGGAACAGGCGACCGACCGGGTGTGGCGACGCGAGATGCTGTCCAACGCCTACATTCCGCGCTGGGTCGAGGCGGAGACCCATGAGGGCACGGTCCAGACCATTGCCTTCACCATCAATCCTAAGATGGAGCGTTACGCCGGGCGTCTGGACGACGAGGATGTCGCCCGTCACATTGCGCTGGCCGAAGGGCCCGCTGGACCATGCATCGACTACCTGATCAAGACCGTGGCATCGCTCGACAAGATCGGCCACCGGCGCGGTCCCATGCACGATCTGTTGAACCGCGCCTGGGAACTGCGCGGCTAG
- a CDS encoding GFA family protein, whose amino-acid sequence MADVKPLTGGCLCGAVRFEVHALASDVYHCHCSICRKLQGALMPTYVVVPRDAFVVTHGADNVTRYDSSERIHRFFCSTCGARVYEHNTEQPGDIWYAAGSLDDGADPRTKDANFRHIFWESRNGWYEPMDTLPKVIEFDDG is encoded by the coding sequence ATGGCCGACGTCAAACCGTTGACCGGCGGCTGCCTGTGCGGTGCGGTGCGTTTCGAGGTGCACGCACTAGCCAGCGATGTCTACCACTGCCACTGTTCCATCTGCCGCAAACTGCAGGGCGCGTTGATGCCGACCTATGTGGTCGTGCCGCGCGACGCGTTCGTCGTGACCCATGGCGCAGACAACGTGACGCGCTATGACAGCTCGGAACGCATTCACAGGTTCTTCTGCTCGACCTGCGGCGCGCGGGTCTACGAACACAACACCGAGCAACCGGGCGACATCTGGTATGCCGCGGGCAGCCTGGACGATGGCGCCGATCCGCGCACCAAGGACGCCAACTTCCGGCATATCTTCTGGGAATCGCGTAACGGTTGGTACGAACCGATGGACACGCTGCCGAAGGTCATCGAGTTCGACGACGGCTGA
- a CDS encoding M81 family metallopeptidase gives MTFRVLCGQLMHETNTFSVQPADIPAFDKMFCFRGADEIVREMAGTNSETAGFMAAAEAHDWDLIHTVAAFANPCGKVTDEAFEELGGLIFDALDANRDVDGVLLALHGAMVTETYEDAETEVLKRVRAIIGTDIPIAVTFDLHANVGPDVADLANIVCSYKTYPHIDMAERGRQAGDLLQRAMAGEIRPKTFLARRPLFEGADGGRTDAGPMIDLQAKARGFEAEPGVLNTSINAGFHHSDIFDVGPTVLVTGDGQDPRYQAMAEELMDDIWARRDEVTNVYLTPGDAAETARQHNYSGKPLVIADYADNPGAGAYGDATNLLKAMLDAGLQNACFGAVRDSEAAAALVEAGEGATVTLDVGGKVDPNFGGPPLSLTGTVVHAGDGTYTCDGPMWAGMTKHFGPSAVLRVGGVDVLVVSNLMQITDLQQFLSNGIDPREKRTVALKSMQHFRAAYEPMADKVIVCDSGALASPDSSKLTFKNIRRPLYPFDAIES, from the coding sequence GCGCCGACGAGATCGTCAGAGAAATGGCCGGCACCAACAGCGAGACCGCCGGGTTCATGGCCGCGGCCGAGGCCCACGATTGGGACCTCATCCATACCGTCGCCGCCTTCGCCAACCCTTGCGGCAAGGTGACGGACGAGGCCTTTGAGGAACTGGGCGGCCTGATCTTCGACGCGCTCGACGCCAACCGCGATGTCGACGGGGTGCTGCTCGCCCTGCACGGCGCCATGGTGACGGAGACCTATGAGGACGCCGAGACCGAGGTCCTGAAGCGCGTCCGCGCCATCATCGGCACCGATATCCCGATCGCCGTCACCTTCGACCTGCATGCCAATGTCGGACCAGACGTGGCGGACCTCGCCAACATCGTGTGCAGCTACAAGACCTATCCGCATATCGACATGGCCGAACGCGGGCGCCAAGCGGGCGACTTGTTGCAGCGCGCCATGGCAGGCGAGATCAGGCCCAAGACGTTCCTGGCCCGCCGCCCGCTGTTCGAAGGCGCCGATGGCGGACGCACCGATGCCGGACCCATGATCGACCTGCAGGCCAAGGCGCGCGGCTTCGAAGCCGAACCAGGCGTGCTGAACACGTCGATCAACGCGGGTTTCCATCATTCCGATATTTTCGATGTCGGTCCCACCGTTCTGGTTACCGGCGACGGCCAGGATCCGCGCTATCAGGCGATGGCTGAAGAACTGATGGACGACATCTGGGCGCGCCGCGACGAGGTCACGAATGTCTATCTGACGCCCGGCGACGCCGCGGAAACTGCGCGCCAGCACAACTACAGCGGCAAGCCGCTGGTGATCGCCGACTATGCCGACAACCCCGGCGCCGGCGCCTATGGCGATGCGACCAATCTCTTGAAGGCGATGCTGGATGCCGGTCTGCAGAACGCGTGTTTCGGCGCCGTGCGTGACAGCGAGGCGGCCGCCGCTCTGGTCGAGGCCGGAGAAGGCGCGACGGTTACCTTGGACGTCGGCGGCAAGGTCGATCCCAATTTCGGTGGTCCGCCCCTGTCGCTGACCGGCACGGTCGTCCATGCCGGTGACGGCACCTACACCTGCGACGGGCCGATGTGGGCCGGCATGACCAAACACTTTGGTCCGAGCGCCGTGCTGCGCGTTGGCGGAGTCGATGTCCTGGTCGTCAGCAACCTCATGCAGATCACCGACCTACAGCAATTCTTGTCGAACGGCATCGATCCGCGCGAGAAACGCACGGTGGCGCTGAAATCCATGCAACACTTCCGCGCCGCCTATGAACCGATGGCCGACAAGGTCATCGTCTGCGATTCCGGCGCGCTTGCCTCGCCCGATTCCAGCAAGCTGACGTTCAAGAACATCCGCCGCCCGCTCTATCCCTTCGACGCGATCGAGTCCTAG
- a CDS encoding GFA family protein, translating into MTTQSLTGGCQCGTIRYEVNRSMKQVVHCHCSLCRKTHGALFASAGIVPLNAFTLVSGEADLVDFESTPGTHRQFCRVCGCQLFTRVDNWPDEFFINLGSLDAGQSPGHAPDKERHIFWESRVDWYDPGDDLPKHTGYGEG; encoded by the coding sequence GTGACGACCCAATCACTGACCGGCGGCTGTCAATGCGGCACCATACGCTATGAGGTCAACCGATCGATGAAGCAGGTCGTGCACTGCCATTGCTCCTTGTGCCGCAAGACCCATGGCGCTCTCTTCGCCAGTGCCGGCATCGTGCCATTGAACGCCTTCACGCTGGTCAGCGGCGAGGCGGACCTGGTTGACTTCGAAAGCACACCCGGCACACATCGGCAGTTCTGCCGCGTCTGCGGATGCCAGCTTTTCACCAGGGTCGACAACTGGCCCGACGAGTTCTTCATCAATCTCGGCTCGCTCGATGCCGGCCAATCGCCCGGGCACGCGCCTGACAAGGAGCGGCATATCTTTTGGGAATCGCGCGTCGACTGGTACGACCCAGGCGACGACTTGCCTAAACACACCGGTTACGGAGAGGGCTGA